The genomic stretch ATCACCTAAATATAAAGACTCTGAATTTACTCTTGAAAACATTAGTCTACTGATGTCAAGAGTAATGTTATAAAAATCATAGCAGCAGTTAACAGGTTGGAACCTCTATTGGGAAGGTGGTACCCTTTAGATATGGTAGTCAATGTGATTTGTTTAAGAAGACATAGTACCTGTTTCCTAGAGTACTTATAATCTAGGAATATCAACAAGAAGTACATAGATatggtaacaaaacaaaacccgaTACTTAATATTCAGATTTTTAAGACCCATTACCAGGATTCAAGAGaacatatttttattgtgtttttaatagTGGAGTAAATGCTAAAAGATATAGTGTGGCATTTTATCACAAGTCACTAACATAACATGCTGCGGTTATGAAACATCTGGGTATATTGGAAAAATCATTGGTCCAGGGGCCCTTATTGTGGCTATACATTGGGAAAATTGAAGAAGTGTGCACTCTGGAGGATCTAAATAATCAACCAGGCTTAAACTTGTCCTCTCCTCTGTAGACAAAAAAACAGTCAAGAGAATCATCAATTATCTAAACAAGCCTTTATGAATCTAGTGtatatttatagataaagaaCCCGTTTCTTTGACGCTCAGACAGAATTTTCATTAGAATCTGACATTCCATTTCAggggattgattgattgattatacATTTTGCTTGATTATATATTTGCACGTACTTGTTTCCAGAAGAAAGACAATGTGACATAGCTAATCACGGGATCATGTTCCAGCTACGAGCTCTGTAATCCTGGGCAAGATACTCACTTTTCTGCTCCTGGTCTAGCTTGATAAatgtaaagataaaatgaaaggcTTAACTGGATCATTTCTAAGAGACTTTTTGGTTTTTACATAGTTTATTCTATTCATCTCCCCAGATTTATAACATCACTGAGATCTACGTAGATATTCGTTTGTTCATCTATCCATccttccaataaatatttatgatgaCTTACTACATACAAGGTGCTATTGTAGATACTTGGGAGGGGTTGATAAATAAGATCAACAAGGTGCCTGATTTTAAGGCAGATCAGGTTATGGTGGGGTAGccagacaataaacaaacaaacaaacaaacaaaccaaataattttagataataataaatactttccCTCAGGTACGTATGATAGAAAATGACATGGGGTCTATGTTGGATTGAGTGGTCAGTAGTCAGTGGCCGCTGAAAAAGTAAGAAGCGGTCATGTGAAGATCTGAGAGAACATTCCAGGTGAAAAGCCAACATATTCAAAGCCCTGGGGACCAGTTGCTTatgtttgaggaacagaaagaagtgCAGTGTGGCTGCAGTACAGTGAATGACTGATAGAAAATGGTGTCAGAGAGGTAGGTGGATCATGCAGGTCATAGAAACCAGGCTAAGGAGTAGGGTTTTATTCTAAGTGAGATATATGTTTTATGAGCAAGGCAATGATATTATCTGTGAATGTTAGAAGATCATTCTGGCTTTCCTGAGGAGAATAAACGGTAAATGGGCTGGAGTGAGAGCAGAAAATCAGGAGGCTCTTGTAGTCCTGTGGAGAGAGGATGCTGGTTTGGCTCAGTTGAAGTTTAGGTGCAAGAGTAGTGGATGGACTCTACCAGACATAAAACAGAGGTACAGGAAATTAGCCCTTCTTCCTGTAGACAGATGTTAATATGATCTTATAAGAGTCAGTCTGTAGTGATCATGAAGTATCTAGCTTCATGTGGTTGCCTGTTTCCATTATACTTCCCTCGATTGTTGCTAGCGGCACTTCAACCTTAGGTTGAACCTAGAATCTTTTATGCACCGAAGGAGTCGTATAGCCTCAGACAAATAATCTAATCTGTCTGGGTCTTTAGTTGTCTGAACAAAAGAATTAGACTTGCTGTATAATTTCTAAGTTTACCAGGTCTGGTTGTTTATGACGCTGGGTGGAGTTTGAATCATGTTATAGGAAATGTGAAGGAGAAGGTGTTTATGGGGCTCTGAAACGTGGATAGTTGTCTATGAACACCTATGGGTACTGGAGATGGAGATGGGATATTAGGGAGGATGAGGAATGTATCAAAGACTGTGAGAAGGGATATTTggagcatgattttttttaaagattttatttatgtatttgacagagagagagagagcgagatagtgagtgtgcatgcacaagcagggggagtggtagagggagggtaagaagcagactccacgctgagcagggagcaccacatggagcttgatcccaggaccctgggatcatgacctgagtagaaagtacatgcttaactgactgagccaccaggtgcccatgGAGGATGATTTTATATTAAGAggtgatatttgaaaaaaaaaattaagctgagagaaaagaagaaagaacaaaaagaaagagattggTAAGGGGAATACTCACAATTTTTAACTTCCAATACGGCAGAGGAACTGACCAAAAAGACCTGATACTCAACCAAAATAAACACTGGCTATAAAAATTGGTGCTGGGATACCAGCACTCATGGTTGAATGTTAGAGTTGAGATGAGAACATCCAGGGAGGGTGAAGAAGCTGCAGAAGAAGCTGTTTCTGCAGTTTAAGAAACTAAtacatttaggttttctttatatTGTCTGCTGATCCACTAAATGCTTTAGCCACAGTTATAGGGATGATCTCCTTTTGATACTAATTTTTCACATGTCATCAAAGGCTAAGGAGCATTTATAATTGGGTATTTCAGCGTATCTGTTCTACAGGGTCTACCAGGTAATTAGGAAATAATTGATTCAATATCATACCTGACTCTTCTAATTGAAAACATTCAAATTGCAGACTTAGAGTTGTCAAAAGGTTTTCCAGATGAAAAACCTAAGCAGTGGATATGTAGAGATACAAGTCAGGTGTCTTATCACtacatttcataataaaaagctCACCTGGGaagtttttataaacatttttggtaagattttatttattcctttgagacagaaagatacagagagagagagcatgagcagggggagaggaagagggaaggaagaagctgactccctgctgagatggagcccgatgtgggagccccacatggggctcagtcccaggacctagagatcatgacctgagctgaaggcagacgcttgatcatatgggccacccaggcgcccctcacctgaGAAGCTTTtagattaaatatgaaaaaatgaacaagtcaCACCGTCCAGCAGAAATGACACTTTGGAATCCCCAGTTACTCCTCTAATGTCAATGGCACACGACCTTGGCACTTATCTCTCAAGAAAAATTTAGGTAGTCTTCTTAGCCCTACCTAAATACTTTCATAGGGAATGTGAATGTctcattcattttcctttttcctgactctctggaatccctcagtAAGATGCTGAGACAGAGAGAACTATGGGAACAACAGCAAAGTCATAGCTCTCTTAGCTGTTTGCAGTCTCCTCTGGATATACGTTGATCCTGGATCCCTAGAGAGTAAGTGTTGGAAAGAATTTTATGTTTtggttttacttctttatttctcagATCAAGAGGCTGAAGTCCAGAAGGGTACCAGAGTCACAGACTTGCTAAAGGCAAGACAAGAATTTTCCTCTCATTTCCTCAGGAATCACGACATTGTACTTCCACTACTCTGCACTGCTGACTATTACATTTCATCTTGTGTTGGGTTACGGGTCATAGTGTGggcacagggaggagaaggaaagcagcTGACAAAACATCTTCAGAAACACAAGACAGTGCATCTCTGTCTATGTGTTTACGTGGTGGTCACAGTCACTTTTGCTCCAAGATCTCTTTGTGGCTTTCTTGCTGTCATTCTAAAGTCCTTGGGAAATGTGCTCTGAACATTTCTAAAGAAACTGAGAATGAGCCCGCTGATTTTATCATTGGCAACAGGCTATAGAGACTTAAACATCAGAACAATAGTCATGCAACATCATTTACTTTCAGATAAATAAGTCCCCAAGCAAGAAAGCCTTTCTTTGACTCTGATGTAGACTGCACTTAGGCTCATGctatccattttttccttttttgccttgTGCCTATATTGcttcctctatttttaaaatgaaacaagcattattttccttctgtatttttaattttgtattccagaaaaaaaatctatacagaaAAGCAAACGTAAATGTACAACTTAGTGAATCATTGTAAAACATTACTACCTACTCCCGTGAATCATTGTAAAACATTACTACCTCCTCCCATAATCACCACAGCTCAAGAAATGAAACATTGTCAGCGCTCAGAAGGCTTCCATCgctgttttcctttctgatttcaaTGCTTCCTTCCCTTCATACCAGATCATTAGGCTGCATTTTGTGATATCTGCTTAAGTTAAATATTGTTTCTATTCTTTGAGTTAGTATGTAAGAGATAATGTGCATGCTTCACTTATTGAAGTTTTTATTATGTATACCTTTACTCTTTTTCACTTTACTTTTTACTGTTACTGTCGAGACATCACCTATTAGTCTAATAGCTCCTTCTCTGGAGGTAATCAGTCTCCTTTCTATggctttttaaagtcttttttctaTGGACTTTCATTATGATTTGTCCAgacatgcatattttaaaagtttgcttGTGATTTGTTGGGATTCTTAAATCTGGATGAGGACtgcatttcaaataattttccaatcTAATTTTCTAGTTCACCAATTCTCTCTTTAGCTCCTATCCTAATCATAGTTACTATGGGTTTTTTTTGCCAGTTCTacgattcttttttaaaattagttgttgttttttttagtttcctgtGCTTTGCAGATATTATTATAAGTTTCTCTTTTATTGCCTTAAATGTAGTAAGCTCAATTGTTTATTTTGGGTATCTTATAATTCAAATATATGATTTTGGGGGGTTTGTTTCTGTAGTCTGttgtttctattgttttgtttccttgcatatcatttgcagatattaattattttaatatttaaatattatttgcagATAGGATTTGAGGTCTAGGATGTaaatttcttcttcctggaaTAGTTGCATTTTTACTCTCAGAAGCCTAAGGGTAATAATGATCCAAATCATCTAAACAAAATTCAAGGATTTGGGTTTTCTGGACTATTGAAGCGATTTGAAGATGAGCTATAATCCACATAAGAGCTGGGTTTCTTCTGGCTTAACTGTATTCCAGGACGGAAACCCTTTGAGACCCCAATTTATTGAGGAGAGGCTCTTTAGATTTCTTGCTTTGCAGACTCTAGGAGTTGAGACATACAAACAAAAGCTTGAACTTGGCAGAACAGCAAATGCTTTCAGAATAAAAGCAACTTCTgagctcttctcttctctctggagTCTGGTTCTCCTCTTTGTGAAAACTtgttaagcttttttaaaaaaaaaatttatttatttgatagagtacaagcagggagagtggcaaacAGAGGGATAGaaaggggcagggagcctgatgtggggctctatcccaggaccctgggatcatgacctgagctgaaggcagatgtccaactgactgagccacccaatcaccCCTCGCTTTTTGATAATAGTTTTAGACCTTTTTGTTCAgcatttttggttgttttggtgTAGGAATTTGGATCTGGACTGCCGTAACTGAAAAACTAGAACATTTGTACATATTTTCACAATCAAATCCCCACGCGGAAACTCTATTTCCCTTGTAATATTAGAACCATAAGTTAAAGACTATAGATATTAAGGAAAATAACTgtgctaaatctttttttttttaaagattttatttatttgtttgacagagagaaagagatcacgagtagggagagaggcaggcagagaggcaggcaggctccctgctgagcagagattcccgatgcccggctcaatcccagggtggtgagattacgacctgggctgaaggcaggggtttaacccactgagccatccaggcacctctaacTGTGCTAGGTCTTAAATAAAATCAAGGCAACCAGTGCAAGCAGAGTTGTGGCAAATGAATCCACCTGTCTAATGCTAGTCCTCTCACGAATGGGAGTTCTTTCAGAAAGCAGTGTGGCATGTTTAGGCATTTTGGTGATGTGTCATAAAAGCAAAGTGCTAAAAATAACCATAATATTCAATCTTAGTGGAACGCTTTAACAAATTATGTATTAATACTATGTCCTAATATGTAGTCATTGAAAAGGATACTTGTGGCAACTATATAAAAAATGGGACATTTATGATATACCATTAAATGACAATAGCAGGACGCAAAGTAGTATGTTTGTTGTATATATCTGGAAGGTAAAGAGCAAATACACATAAATAGCATTCCTATTTCACTGTCGGGCTGGGCAACTTGTTTTCCTTAAACATTCATTACActtgttatatattctttttaggAATAAAGGCAGAGAATTCAAAACGTAAGCAAGAAACTGTCCTGCTAATAATTTTCCCACATTTATTTGAACAGTACTCCACTGCTAGCATTAATTAAGATGGTttactatgtatttatttgtttgccatCTGTCTCCAATATGAAAGGGCAGGCACAATATCTGTCTGAttttactatgtatatatattatttaatacattacatatgatatattcatatataacaaaaaaagttctgtttaggtttttttttttctccccaagggcacatttctttctttgccatgttcttttggttttaaaattcttttgttttgattCAATAGAGGGGACTCTATGAAAAGAAGACATTACTTCTGTGTTCAAGTATAATTACTAGAGTAACATCTTCATTAAATGtcgtttttgctttgttttcttcttttttattcaggAGAAACCAAGGATTCTGCCAAGTCTGAGATGTTTACGTTTCGCGATGGAGGTGTACAAATTTTATGCAAATTCAGTGATACTGTCTGGCAATTTAAAATGGAGTTGCGGAAAGGGACGGAAGTGCTCTGTGATCTCACTAAGACAAAGGAAAGTGGAAACACAGTGCCCACTAAGCATCCCAAATTTTGTCAGTCTGAGTTATCGGATGATGGGGTCTCCTTTTTCCTGAATAACTTGGACAGTTCTCATGCCAGTTACTATACCTGCCAACTGTCAATTTTTGATCCTCCTCCTTTTCAGGAAAAGAACATTAGCAGAGAATATCTGAATGTTTATGGtaagacaatgtttttctttcagaCTCAGGAGTACgtttgcatttttaacaacttTTCTCAAGAATGTAAACATGCAAATAAGTATCTTCTGTGAGTTCATTTTGGTGCAATTGATGACAGtcatttattatgaaaatatgcaAGGGATAACTGATTAATAATAATTAGTATTAATCAGTAATATGCAATTTGGTCATGTAGACTGCTATGTTAGAAATAGATCATGTTGTCTTTAAATTGCATATGCCattagaaatcaggaaaaaaattaagacaaattaCCTAAATCCATGGCTTCATGGTCATTGCCTCTATTCACATAAAGTTTAGGCTTTGGTTTGTGGAgtgaaataattgaaaacaatagttttttttaattgaagattttacttatttatttgccagagagagtgcatgggggagagagagagggagagaacaagagtACAatcagagagagcagcaggcagagggagaagcaggctctctgctgagcaaggaactcGATggggtactcgatcccaggactgtgggatcaggacctgagccgaaagcagatgcttaaccaactgagccacccaggcattcctgaaAATAATGGTTTTATACCATTACTGTTCCTACTTACTTTTCTGCAAAAATATAGACCAAAAAAGCCCTTTCTATTAACccatttataaacatatatgtgcaTAGAGTCTTTTTTATGTTTTAGCTTTTAAATTCTTGCTATGGCACTGAGAGGATGTTATTTACAATTTATTGGATTCCATGATTGTAATGAAGCCAAGCTTCATTTGATtaagtcacttttaaaaatttggtaaaaGAACCTGTGATTCAGGACTGAAAGAGGAGATCTGATTCTCTCAGTTTTCCCTTAACACATCTCTTTTCCAACCCAGAATCACAGACTTGCTGCCAACTGAAGTTCTGGTTACCCATAGGATGTGCAGCTTTTGTTGGAGTCTATATTTTTGGATGCGTATTTCTTTGTTGGCTTACAAAAAAGGTGAGCGATGTCATTTTTTCTTGCATTTGTTTTTACTGAAGAATATCAGTAGTTATTTACTCCTCAAAGCACATATTGCTCTAGCCAGAGTAATTCGATTAACAGTCAGACAATTTCTTTTTCACAAGATATGCCTACTAATTAAACTACTAACTTGGCAGAgaagcttatttattttacagctgCTTCAGTCTAAAAAAGGATTGATGGCTTACAGAGGGAGCTGTTATTGTTATCAttcaaaaaagagaagggaattggggccaagaaaacacaaaaaggcaGGACAAAGattgaaacataaaaatagatGCTTCTGATTTCTAAGAATTATTACATGCAGGCTGCATTTGAGTTTAAGTTTTCAGAGCCAGGGCAAAGATGAAACTGCCAGTTTTAATGTTTCCCTGAACTTGTCAATTGAACAATCAGCGAGAAAGTCTTATAAGGTTCCAGTAGTAGCTGAGAAGGAAATGATCAGCTTCTTCCCATGGTAAGTTATTAGGACTCTGTTTTTAAAGAACAGCACAGAAAAGCTAGGGAGATAACTCAACAAGGACAAAACAATCTCTCTGTGCTGGGGATATTCTTTTCAGCTTTTCACAATAGAGAGTCTCAATGGAAGAATTTAACATCATTTTCATATGACACAAGTATACGAACACCCAAGTATATCCACCGTGTGATCATTGACCAGACCGTGGGTATACCTGTGCCAGAATGGaatgtggaaagaaagagaaagaaggaagacagtgAGATAGGGCCCATGATCTAAAtctacagaggaagaaacaatcaaaacaaaaatgaggaagaaaattgGGCAGAAAACTCTTTATTTAAAGCccttttcatattgttttcccaCTTAGCCACGGATCAGGAGCCTGAGTCATAACCTAACAGTTTTGTCACATACCACTTCAACTAAGAATACAAAcagtaaagggggaaaaaaaaaaaaaaaaaaaaaaaagaccagggaGACCAGGGATGGAGATAAGGAAGAGCAGATGACAAACCATGCTTCTgaattttcttccagaaatatcAATCCAGTGTGCATGACCCTAACAGTGAATACATGTTCATGGCAGCAGTGAACACAGCCAAAAAACCTGGATTCACAGGTACCTCTCCATCCGGGGCTTTGGGCAGAGCCGTGTGTTCTTCACATTAACtctggaattttcattttttattttagaggacGGGCCAAT from Neovison vison isolate M4711 chromosome 3, ASM_NN_V1, whole genome shotgun sequence encodes the following:
- the ICOS gene encoding inducible T-cell costimulator, with amino-acid sequence MKSDLWYFLLFCFQAEVLTGETKDSAKSEMFTFRDGGVQILCKFSDTVWQFKMELRKGTEVLCDLTKTKESGNTVPTKHPKFCQSELSDDGVSFFLNNLDSSHASYYTCQLSIFDPPPFQEKNISREYLNVYESQTCCQLKFWLPIGCAAFVGVYIFGCVFLCWLTKKKYQSSVHDPNSEYMFMAAVNTAKKPGFTGTTHNLELCSTQA